The following is a genomic window from Gymnodinialimonas ceratoperidinii.
TGATCGCACCGGGAACCGGCGTGCTCTATACCCTCGCGCTCGGATTGGGGCGCGGTCGTCGCGCGGCGCTCTGGGCGGCCTTGGGCTGCACGCTTGGCATCGTCCCGCATCTGCTGGCTGCGACGCTCGGCCTGGCCGCCGTCCTCCATGCCTCGGCGCTCCTCTTCAACGTGGTGAAATTCCTCGGCGTGGGCTATCTTCTGTACCTCGCATGGTCGGCGTTGCGCTCGGGCGGCGCACTGAACGTCGAGCCCTCGACCCGCGTCGAGCCGGGGCCGGCCATCGCCAGACGCGGCGCGTTGATCAATATCCTCAACCCGAAGCTGTCGATCTTCTTCCTGTCCCTGCTGACCCCGTTCCTGTCCGGCAACCCGGCCACCGTGACGCAGGAAACGCTGATCCTTGGCGCCATATTCATGGCCATGACCTTCGCTGTCTTCGTGCTCTATGGCCTCTTCGCCGCGACGGCGCGCCGATACATCCTCGGCTCCGCACGGATCATGGCGTGGATGAACCGCTCCTTCGCGGCGATATTCGCCCTCTTGGCAGGGCGGCTCGCGTTGGAGCGTGCGTGAGGCGTCCGTCCCCCCTCAGCACGTAGAGGCCCCTGCCCGATGAGCGACGATAAAACCATCTCCGTCTATGAAACCCGCGCGGAGTCCTACGCCGGCATGGGGATCACCCCGACGCAGGCAGAAGCGCTGGAGGTTTTCACCGCCGCCTTGCCTGCCGCGGCCGATATTCTCGATCTTGGTTGTGGCCCGGGCCTGCATGCCCGCGCGATGATGGAGCTTGGCCACAGGGTGGACGGCATCGACGCGACCCCGGCTTTCGTGGATGCGGCTGTGTCCCGGGGCGTCTCCGCCCAACTCGGGACGTTTGACGACATCACGGCGCATGACGCCTACGACGGCATTTGGGCCAGCTTCAGCCTGCTCCACGCGCCGCGTGCAGAGGTGCCGCGCCATCTGCGCGCGCTCGCCCATGCCTTGCGACCCGGGGGCGTGCTGTTTCTCGGCATGAAGACCGGAGAGGGTGAAGCACGCGACGGCCTCGGTCGGCATTACAGCTATTTCACGGCAGAGGAGCTTATCGCGATGCTGACCGGGCTTGGCCTCACCCTCACCCACCGTGTAGACGGCGCGGAGCCCGGCCTAGCCGGCACCCATGATCCTTTCACCCTGCTCCACGCGAAAGCTCCCGACGATGCCTGACCTGATTGCCTACACCGACGGAGCCTGCTCCGGAAATCCCGGCCCCGGAGGGTGGGGCGCCCTGATGCGCGCCAAGGATGGCGAGACGATCATCAAGGAGCGCGAGTTGAAGGGCGGCGAGGCCGACACCACCAACAACCGCATGGAACTTCTGGCCGCGATCTCGGCTCTGGAGGCCTTGGAGCGTCCCTCGACCCTGACCATCGTGACCGACAGCGCCTACGTGAAGAACGGCATCACCGGCTGGATGCATGGTTGGAAGCGGAACGGCTGGAAGACCTCGACCAAGAAGCCGGTGAAGAACGTAGACCTCTGGCAGCGGCTGGACGAGGCGCAGGCGCGGCACAACGTGACCTGGGAATGGATCAAGGGCCATGCCGGTCACGAGGGCAACGAGCGCGCCGACGAATTGGCACGCGCGGGCATGGCGCCGTTCAAGAAATCGAAGCGTGGCTGAATGGGTATCACGCTGACACTGGACTACGCCTCGGTGCTGGTCTTCGCGCTGACAGGGGCGCTGGCCGCGTCGCGGGCTCAGCTTGATATCGTGGGGTTCATCTTTTTCGCCTGCCTCACGGCGGTGGGGGGCGGCACCCTGCGCGATTTGTTGCTGGACCGGGACCCGGTGTTCTGGATCGCCGACGCAACACCGCTCGCCGTTGCGATGGCCGCGGCCGTGGTGGTTTTCTTCACTGCGCATTTGATGGAATCGCGCCTGAAGTGGCTGATCTGGCTCGACGCGGGCGCCTTTGCCATCGCGGTCGCGGCAGGGGTCGCCGTCGCACGGGAAGCCGGGGTGAGCACGGGTGTGGTCCTTGTCATGGGCGTCGCCACCGGGACCTTCGGCGGCCTGATGCGCGACGTGGTCGCCAATGAGGTGCCGCTGGTCCTGAAACAGGGGGAGCTCTACGTCACCGCCGCCTTCGCCGGTGCGGCCGCATCCCTTCTGGGAGCGCGGTTCCTCTCGCCGGAAGCGGCATGGCCAACGGTGATCTGCATCTTTGTCACCTTCGGTCTGCGCGCAGGCTCGCTCCTGTTCGGGTGGAGCCTGCCTGTCTACAAGGGGCGCCCCCCGCGCGCCTGACAGGTCAAATCCTTGCAAGGATTTGCAGAAGGCTTTTGCAAAAGCCTTCGGCCGCGCGGGCGTCAGTCGAAGGTGCCTGTCACGCGGCCTAGAAGCATGAAGGCGCGCGCGGTGCGGGTGTCGGCAAGATGCGAGATTTCCTCGTCGCTGGCGTTCTTCTCGAACTCCATGAAGGTGCGGTCGAAGTGGCGCAGGAAATGGTGAACCGCGTCGCGAAACACCGGGTCTTTCCGCATCCGTCCGGCCGCCAGAACCAGCGACGAGCGGTCGTGGATGCCCCCAAGCGCGGCGATGGGCCGTCCGCGCTCCCCCTTCGCAAAGCGCCGCCAGACCTCGGATTTCGAGCGGTCGGGGCGCAGATCATCCATGTAGATGCCGTCTTGCGAGAGCAACGTGAGCACATCTTGCGAGGCGCGGATCAGCCGCTCTGTCGCGCGGTCTTCCAAGGCACGGCGCAGCGTACGGAAACCTTCCTTGTCGTGCTCGTTCTCTGGGAAATTGAGTGCCTTGATGAAATCGGCGACCGAGATCGGCTCGGCTTCGATTTCCTGAACCAGACCGAGGGCCGGTTGCGGTTGTGCCGCCTCTGCCTCGCTTGCGGATGGCGACACCGCGGCGCGCACTTCGGCAGGTGCCACGGACCGGAGCGACGTGAAGGTGGCAAGCTTGGTGTCTGCGGCCTGCTGCGCGGCAACGAGGTCATCGAGCTTCTGTACAAGATCCGGCTTCATCTCCATCGATTGGCGTTGCTGCTGTTCCACATAGGCCGCCCGCATCGCATCGATGGAGGCTTGCAGCCGCGCGGCCTCCTGCCGCAACGCCCGCGCCGTCCGGGCGGCCATCGCGGCAACCCAGATCAGCGCCAGCGGCACGATCACTGCCAGGATCGAGAGGAGCTGCGACAGGCCGGTAGGGGCGGCCTCGGCCTCTTCCTCGCCGCCGCCGCTGAGCCCCAGAACCACCACGGCCACGATCCACAGAAGCGAGACGATGATTGCCGCGATCTCGATCCCGGTGATCCGGGGTCCGGC
Proteins encoded in this region:
- a CDS encoding class I SAM-dependent DNA methyltransferase; the encoded protein is MSDDKTISVYETRAESYAGMGITPTQAEALEVFTAALPAAADILDLGCGPGLHARAMMELGHRVDGIDATPAFVDAAVSRGVSAQLGTFDDITAHDAYDGIWASFSLLHAPRAEVPRHLRALAHALRPGGVLFLGMKTGEGEARDGLGRHYSYFTAEELIAMLTGLGLTLTHRVDGAEPGLAGTHDPFTLLHAKAPDDA
- the rnhA gene encoding ribonuclease HI; this translates as MPDLIAYTDGACSGNPGPGGWGALMRAKDGETIIKERELKGGEADTTNNRMELLAAISALEALERPSTLTIVTDSAYVKNGITGWMHGWKRNGWKTSTKKPVKNVDLWQRLDEAQARHNVTWEWIKGHAGHEGNERADELARAGMAPFKKSKRG
- a CDS encoding trimeric intracellular cation channel family protein — encoded protein: MGITLTLDYASVLVFALTGALAASRAQLDIVGFIFFACLTAVGGGTLRDLLLDRDPVFWIADATPLAVAMAAAVVVFFTAHLMESRLKWLIWLDAGAFAIAVAAGVAVAREAGVSTGVVLVMGVATGTFGGLMRDVVANEVPLVLKQGELYVTAAFAGAAASLLGARFLSPEAAWPTVICIFVTFGLRAGSLLFGWSLPVYKGRPPRA
- a CDS encoding LysE family translocator, with the translated sequence MISTQFLLTALVVVIAPGTGVLYTLALGLGRGRRAALWAALGCTLGIVPHLLAATLGLAAVLHASALLFNVVKFLGVGYLLYLAWSALRSGGALNVEPSTRVEPGPAIARRGALINILNPKLSIFFLSLLTPFLSGNPATVTQETLILGAIFMAMTFAVFVLYGLFAATARRYILGSARIMAWMNRSFAAIFALLAGRLALERA